The genomic segment TCACAGACGCGGCAAAGTTTATCACACTCTGAAGCGCATCTTCGGCCCGAAAATCCAAAGTGCGGGCAAACTGTACCAGATCTCGTAGATCGACCGCCTCAACGGTGACGGCTCCAGGGATCTGGCTTGCATAGAGCTGTTGGCTCGGCGGGCTACGGCTGTTGCCGATGATCAGCACTCCACCATTCTGAGTCGGTGCTTTCGTTTGTGCTGCCTTTAATTGTCGAACGCGATCTTCCGTTCCGTCTAAATCGACCCAAGTGATCTCTTCAGGAGCTGTCAAGAGATTGATGGGCTGGCCATTTTGCAATTTGCGACGTGCGTCCAATAGCCACTGTCCAAAATCTTCTTTTCCGGCGTTTCGCCACCGCCATGGGACATCGAGTTCGCCAACAAGTGGAAAGTGCTTGCAAACGTGCTCGTTCCAATCGGCTAATGTGTTGCCTTGCCAGCCGAAGATCGCCTGCATGGGGTCGCCGAGCAGGCAAGTTGGAAGCGCCGGTGCAGCACAATAGATGATTGCATGTTGTGGTATGGAGCAGTCTTGGTATTCATCGACGATCAGTCGCGCATAGCTTGCCTTTAGTAACTCCTGGATATGTCCGGCCTGGAGCAATTTCCAGGCCGCGTTACGAATAGTCGGATAGTCCGTTTGAGGGTTTCCTAGTTTCAGGATAGTTGGATCGCTAGCACTTCGTTTTGGGAACATCCCGATCAGGCGCATGGCCCAGCCATCGATAGTGGATAGCCTGTAAGCGCGAGATGAGACATCAGCCTTGTTGAGCCGTTCTCGCAAAGCGGCAACACCCGCATTCGTATGCGTCAGTACAAGTATGGGTTTTGGTCCGCTGTGGCGCTTTAGTGTTTCTGCTATTAGGTGCGTCTTACCACATCCGGCAGGTGCCGCGACTGTGCCGCACTCAATTTCGAGAAGATCAATTGTTCTGTCAGGCATTTTGCGTCCACGTGAACACCCGGTCGACGACATCACTTAAGCCCGGGTCCGTATTCGGAAACTCTGGAGCCACAATCTTACGCGCAACCTCTTCCATCCACGAGATAGACTTAAACCAGCCGGCTTTTTTCGCACGCGAGGCCCTGCCGAGCGCGGCTAGCGTGTCTGCACTTATTGTCCCATCGGCCAGCTCGGCACGAATGGATTCGAGGTCTTTTAAGTTCTGTGTCGCAGATTTTATGTGCTGATTGATCAGCTCATCGCCGTGAAGTTCGATCGCGAAATTGAGTAACTTGCCGATGGCCGCTATTGGCAAGCTTTGAAATAGCTCATCTTCCAACGTACGGCCGTTACGCCATGAAAACACTGTGCCTTCTTGGTCGGTGAAGCTACTTTCTACCCCATGCGATGGATGCGTATCACTGTCCCGAAGCACCCCGACACGGTATCCAAGCTGACGAAAGGCCGATGCTCGCTTGAAGGGTCTATCGGCTTCCCCCCCACCACAATCGACCAATGCAACGCCGTATGCAGATATAGACGCGCCACCGCTCGCCGCTCGATATTGGTCGACTCCTCTAACTAGCCCAACCTCGCTTGCTCCTTCGCAAACTAAAACGGACTTTGCTAAGAATGCGTCCGGGTAGAGTCGAATGGTGCTCTGTACGTCATTATCTGTGCCAACGTTCATCGCCACGTGCTTTTCGTTGATCTTCCGCACTACGATTAGTTGGCTGCCAGCGAGTTCACGCAACGCAACTGGTGAATGCGTGGTCATGAAGACCTGGAGCGGTGGCGTTTTATCCTTGGCTCCCAGTGAGCCCAGAAACCGAATTATTCGATGCGGCTCTAATCCATGCTCAAGCTCATCAACTAACAGAATCGCTGCCTGTGCCGCTGCTTTGCGTTGAAGGCCCGCAATTAAGAGGCGGGTAGAGCCGACGCCCAAACCTCGCAGTGGCACGCCGTCTTCATCGTGAAGAGAAATGGTGCCTCCCCCAAACGTAGCAGAATGGGTATCAAGTAGTGCTCGAACCTTGTCTCCAACATTAATCCCTAGTTCTGTTGCTGCTTCACCTACAATGCGCAGCGTTTCCCCTAATTGCTTTTCGGCATCGTCCCCAAAGGCACTTCGCGCATCGCGCGCGGCTTTTGCTAATGCTGCTGATGCATCTGCTTTCTCGTCGGTCAGGCGGTTTAGTACTGAACCTCGGCGCCAACTGAGATTAAAATCTGTTAATACGCCGATACGCGTGGGGGCGAGGCGAATACGGTCATTCCAGGCTAAATTACGGATCGCATTCTGCGTTTTGGCCCGATCGGAAACGAGAGTCCAAGCCGGTTCGAGGTCGCTCATTACAGTCAGTGTTAACGTGAGAACGGTCTCAAGGTCCTTTTCCGGCTCGTCCTCGACATTCCCGCTGCTTGGGTCGAAACCGCGCAAGAAGAGGCCATACGTCTCGATATTCTTTAGCGTGTCGTCCAGGTCACCAATCGTCAACGTAATGACGATTGGCACGTCAACGTCGAGGTTATGAAAATCAGCGTCAGTTAATTGAATGGTTCGACGTGCGCCTAGACAGAGGTCAATCGCATCGAGGATGGTTGATTTGCCGCTATCACCGGGACCAATCAGGCAATTAATACCACTAGAAGGCTGCCACGACATCTCTTTGACACTGCGGAAATTTGCGATCTCTACTTTACGGATTCTCGGCATATCGCTCCCCTCGGGCTCGTCTGCCGATTGGCGCGCGATCCCACGATTGCTAACAGTCACATGCCATCGAGCTGATCACAACGTCGGGGCTCTACTCCAATCTATTCTCCACATCCTTTCCTTTGGGCTTGGTCCCCTCGGTCCGATTAAGGATTTCTCGCCCAGGCGTGCCTGGAGCCGTCGCCGTTGCTTATCAAACGCGCGCGCTGCGCCCGCTCAACCTGTCTGATATTTTCGGCTGCCCACGTCCATACCCGGCAAAAGACGCGCCAAGGGGGCTAGTTCTGTGATCTTGGGGGCAGCTTGACCGCAACATCGCGATCAAAATTAAGTCATGCATGAGCGGCTGCGCTCCCTCTTTGATGATAATGCCTTCCCTCAGAAAGGGATGTCCGGGCTTGAAACCCGGAAGCGCGATTGCGCAAGCCGCAGCGGCCTGCTGTTATGCGGGGAGCACAAGCGATGTCCGAAGAGGCAAGACCGATCAAATCCCCGCCGTGCGTGCAGGCTTATTACACCGCGACCTTCCGACTCTCCCGCTCCGCATAAATCGGCGCCACGTCCATGAATACCCGCAGCTCGCCAACCTTGTCGCCGTCCGGTTTTAGGATGGCGACGCTGGGTAGCGTCAGGGTCTGGCCGTCCTGGCGGGTGTAGGTCACGGCCGCCTCAAGGATCGATTCATCCGGGTGGTCCCAGCGGTTGATGAATTTGTGTTTGAGGCCGCCGATGGTCGACCAGAACTGGCCGATGGCGCCGGCGATCTGATCGGCGCCAACGGCCGCCGGGAAATTCGCGAAGGTCATCCGCGCGCTCTCGCTGTGCATGGACTTGAAGGCTTCGAGGTCCATCGCGTCGACCGCGTCGTAATAGCGCTTGATCAGCGTGTCGCGGGCGGTCTTGGCTTTGCGGATCGCCGCGAGCGTCGCGTCCACGGCCTTCAAATAATCCTGCTCGACAATTTTACCGTAGGCGATTTCTTCCGGGCTGCCGTCGGCAACGCCCGCAAGCTGCAACTTGAAGCTGAAGCGCAGGCCGAGGCCATCATCGTCATCTTCGATGAGGTTGAGAATGGTGCCCAGCACCGAGCCGTCGAGCCGCACGAATTCCACCTGCTGTTGCGGCGTCATCGTGATCCGCTCGCGGCAGCGCTCGCCGCGAAACTCGATCTCGCGCACGAAGACATTTTCGCCTTCACGGTTGAGAACCTTGCAATGGGTCATCGCCGGCACGAAGGGCAGGGCATTGTTGGCCTTCAAGACAAGGCCCTGCCACACGTCGCCGCGCGTCAGGGTGGGGTGGCCAGGCGCGTTGACCGGAATACGTTTCGACACTTCGATCATAGGGTGCCTCCCTGGATTATCATCGGTGCAATACGGCGCGGGCAGGCGAGAGCGCGTTCCTAGACGTATGCGCTTCCTCAGCCGGCCGGCGAAAATATGTACCGTAACGAACGTTACGGAAAAAGCCACCCAGTGGCTAGCCAAAAGTTTGGGGCTGGCTTCAAAAGCGATTAGCTGGCATAGCTTGGGTATGGATTCACGTAAGAAATCAACGACGCGGCCTGCGGCGTCTGACACCCGACGCGCTGCCGACACGCGCACACGGACCGAGATCAAACGCGAGAAAATCGTGCGCTCCGCTGCAAAGCTGTTTTTGGAGCGCGGCTATGACAGCGTCTCCATCAACGAAATCATTGCGGTCGTCGGCGGTTCAAAAGAAACCATCTATTCGAATTTTGGCAACAAGGCGCAGTTGTTCGAAGCCGTCGTTCGCCAACTCTGTTCGGATGTCACCATTCACGTCGATACCAGCCCCGAGGGGACGCTCGAGGAGCAGGCGACGCGCCTGGCACGCTCCTTCGTCGCGATCGTGTTGACCCCGCAAATCATGGCCTTTCATCGGCTGGTCACGTCGATAGGGCGGGCCTTTCCAGAGGTCGGCCGGCTGTTCTATCAGACCGGCCCGGAGACGATGTATCGCATCTTTGCCGAGTGGATCGCGCAGCATCAGGCGAAGGGGAATATCCGCGCCGACAAGGACCCGCGTCGGCTGGCCGTCTTGTTTCATGACATGCTGATCGGCGAACAGCTCCTCAGCTGGCTCACCTCCGCCTCCAGTCAGAAGGACCGGGCAAAGCGGATCAATGAGACTGTCGAGCTTGCGGTTTCGGTGTTTATCGGGGGCTGCGCGACGGAAGCTGGAACACGGGCTGCGTCGGCCAAAGCGAAAGCGTCACGGTCGAAAAGCGCCTGATCGCAGTGTTGCGGCTGCCTCAAGCGCGGCCTGTCTTGCCGCTTATATCTTCCTGAAAAATCGATCGTTGCAGCGCTGCGGCCACTGGTCGTTGCGACTGTGGCGGTTGCCTGCGCCCGCGCTCTGCGACGCGAAAACCTCCCGCGCATAATCTCCATTGTAAAAATTTCCAAAGATGCGCAGAATACGTACCGTAACGAACGTTACGCTTTTGGGAGGGAGCAAACATGCAACAGGAAGCGACACGCGTCCTAGCCGTTCACCCGCTGGCGGCGCGGCCTGACTTTTCCGACATCATCGCCAGAATTCGAAAGCTCGCACCGGAGATCGACGCGCGGGCGCTGAGCACGGAGAAAGCCAAGCGCGTTTCGGTGGAGACCATGGAGGCGCTGCGCGACGCAAATGTGTTTCGCACGATGCAGCCCCGGCGCTTCGGCGGCTACGAATATGGTCCCGCCGAGCTGGCGCAGATCGGCTTCGAGCTGGGCCGCGCCTGCGGCAGTACCGGCTGGTGCGGCACGCTCGCGGTGTGCTTTGGCTGGATGACCGCCTTCTTTCCGCTCGAAGCGCAACAGGAGGTCTGGGATAACACCGACAACCTGCTCGCGGTCTCCTACACGCCCTCGCCGAAAGTCGAGGTGGTTGACGGCGGCATCAAGATCTCAGGCAGTTGGCCCTGGGCCAGCAGCGTCGACAGCGCCGCCTGGCTCATCCTGGCCGCGTTGATCCCCGGCAAGGATGGACCGCCGGCCATCGCCTGGTGCCTCGTCCCGATCGGCGACGTCACCGTCGATCACGACAGTTGGAATGTCAGTGGACTGCGCGGCACCGGATCGAAGACCGTGCATATCACCGAGCCGGTCTTTGTCCCGCAGCACCGCGTGCTGCCGCTGAGCGTGGTTTTTTCCGGCCAAGTGCCGGGGCTCGACGTGCCGGACAACGCTCAGGCGCGCTTTGGCTATCCGACCTTCGGTCCGACCGCTCTGGTCGCGCCCATCGTCGGCATGGCGCAAGGCGCCCTCGATGCCTTCACTGAGAATACGCGGGAGGCAAAGCGCATG from the Beijerinckia sp. 28-YEA-48 genome contains:
- a CDS encoding ATP-binding protein, whose protein sequence is MPRIRKVEIANFRSVKEMSWQPSSGINCLIGPGDSGKSTILDAIDLCLGARRTIQLTDADFHNLDVDVPIVITLTIGDLDDTLKNIETYGLFLRGFDPSSGNVEDEPEKDLETVLTLTLTVMSDLEPAWTLVSDRAKTQNAIRNLAWNDRIRLAPTRIGVLTDFNLSWRRGSVLNRLTDEKADASAALAKAARDARSAFGDDAEKQLGETLRIVGEAATELGINVGDKVRALLDTHSATFGGGTISLHDEDGVPLRGLGVGSTRLLIAGLQRKAAAQAAILLVDELEHGLEPHRIIRFLGSLGAKDKTPPLQVFMTTHSPVALRELAGSQLIVVRKINEKHVAMNVGTDNDVQSTIRLYPDAFLAKSVLVCEGASEVGLVRGVDQYRAASGGASISAYGVALVDCGGGEADRPFKRASAFRQLGYRVGVLRDSDTHPSHGVESSFTDQEGTVFSWRNGRTLEDELFQSLPIAAIGKLLNFAIELHGDELINQHIKSATQNLKDLESIRAELADGTISADTLAALGRASRAKKAGWFKSISWMEEVARKIVAPEFPNTDPGLSDVVDRVFTWTQNA
- a CDS encoding AtaL-like protein, giving the protein MIEVSKRIPVNAPGHPTLTRGDVWQGLVLKANNALPFVPAMTHCKVLNREGENVFVREIEFRGERCRERITMTPQQQVEFVRLDGSVLGTILNLIEDDDDGLGLRFSFKLQLAGVADGSPEEIAYGKIVEQDYLKAVDATLAAIRKAKTARDTLIKRYYDAVDAMDLEAFKSMHSESARMTFANFPAAVGADQIAGAIGQFWSTIGGLKHKFINRWDHPDESILEAAVTYTRQDGQTLTLPSVAILKPDGDKVGELRVFMDVAPIYAERESRKVAV
- a CDS encoding acyl-CoA dehydrogenase family protein, whose product is MQQEATRVLAVHPLAARPDFSDIIARIRKLAPEIDARALSTEKAKRVSVETMEALRDANVFRTMQPRRFGGYEYGPAELAQIGFELGRACGSTGWCGTLAVCFGWMTAFFPLEAQQEVWDNTDNLLAVSYTPSPKVEVVDGGIKISGSWPWASSVDSAAWLILAALIPGKDGPPAIAWCLVPIGDVTVDHDSWNVSGLRGTGSKTVHITEPVFVPQHRVLPLSVVFSGQVPGLDVPDNAQARFGYPTFGPTALVAPIVGMAQGALDAFTENTREAKRMMRPGVFEKVADQPMTQSLIGRCAARLDAARTLMVTSLTEGQELVHHGGTLEIEQRVRIRRNHGFAARTAAEVASDIFTKSGASAADEKNRVQRFWRDATVAAQHASLDWDALSALYGTQQLGLQPQGVF
- a CDS encoding TetR/AcrR family transcriptional regulator — its product is MRFLSRPAKICTVTNVTEKATQWLAKSLGLASKAISWHSLGMDSRKKSTTRPAASDTRRAADTRTRTEIKREKIVRSAAKLFLERGYDSVSINEIIAVVGGSKETIYSNFGNKAQLFEAVVRQLCSDVTIHVDTSPEGTLEEQATRLARSFVAIVLTPQIMAFHRLVTSIGRAFPEVGRLFYQTGPETMYRIFAEWIAQHQAKGNIRADKDPRRLAVLFHDMLIGEQLLSWLTSASSQKDRAKRINETVELAVSVFIGGCATEAGTRAASAKAKASRSKSA
- a CDS encoding UvrD-helicase domain-containing protein is translated as MPDRTIDLLEIECGTVAAPAGCGKTHLIAETLKRHSGPKPILVLTHTNAGVAALRERLNKADVSSRAYRLSTIDGWAMRLIGMFPKRSASDPTILKLGNPQTDYPTIRNAAWKLLQAGHIQELLKASYARLIVDEYQDCSIPQHAIIYCAAPALPTCLLGDPMQAIFGWQGNTLADWNEHVCKHFPLVGELDVPWRWRNAGKEDFGQWLLDARRKLQNGQPINLLTAPEEITWVDLDGTEDRVRQLKAAQTKAPTQNGGVLIIGNSRSPPSQQLYASQIPGAVTVEAVDLRDLVQFARTLDFRAEDALQSVINFAASVMTGVGATDLLRRVDILERGAERRAASDVERAAMAFNIERSPRATVNLLVEIGQEGGVRAHRPAVLRACIKALQGCNGAEGNTFHDTAVRSREQNRLLGRPLPKRAVGSTLLLKGLEADVSVILDANDLDARNLYVAMTRGSHRLIICSHGSTLRR